The following proteins come from a genomic window of Flavobacteriaceae bacterium MAR_2010_188:
- a CDS encoding putative ABC transport system permease protein, with protein sequence MFRNYLKTAIRSLSKNKLYSTINILGLTIALASCLLISLYINNEIEYDSFNENSDRIVRTTMEYNLSDETSETASTGTKVGPELKRNFPEIEEYARSYISSGTVKNGNLIFDENSILFADPAFFKIFSFGLIEGSAENVLNAPDKIVLTESMSRKYFGDQSPINKTLNIRGQEMSVSGVCKDAPKNSQIKFDFVTQFTNYGENTKREEWWSANWMTYFLLGEGTNISGLEKKINNYMDSPQVMEQTGAEGNQFLHYHLQPLLDVHLKSDLAGFEPNGNMTNIYIFVIISLMILLIASANYTNLATAQSSSRSGEIGMRKVMGASKKQIFFQFISETSTIAIFSAILALILAMGLVPYFNEIASTSFQSSEFLRPLPILLLLLFTVVVSFLAGIYPAMVLSGSKAIGVLKKGFNSTGGNGFLRKSLIVGQFAISVFLIIYTLVVMQQMDFVKNKNIGYDKNHVVVLPFSGNMRENFESLKNAFEQTPGVISVTASYDTPEFVEWGDGLTAVTDQGKKDISLNAMPVDLDLTKTLDMKMLAGRDFTESDFALLDTTNNSSNYRQPYIINETLAKQIGWTAEEAIGQTVNSKGQGPIVGVVQDFNFQSLHEPVGPLMMYLNRDFSRLFMLKINDDEVEKTLAGIEAVFKSRVDGKPFNYHFLDEDYDALYKAEERTSKLFTVASGIAIILACLGLFGLAAFTTVQRTKEIGIRKTLGATISNIVILLSKNFLILVSIAIVIAMPLALWASRAWLNNFSYRTEPGVLIFLAAGIITLAITFLTVGFHSIKAARSNPTDSLRTE encoded by the coding sequence ATGTTCAGGAATTATCTTAAAACGGCAATAAGAAGTCTTAGTAAAAATAAGCTCTATTCTACCATTAACATTCTAGGACTAACCATTGCATTGGCCTCATGTCTTCTTATCAGCTTATATATCAATAACGAAATAGAATACGATTCTTTTAACGAGAACTCGGACCGCATTGTTAGGACTACAATGGAATATAACCTGTCGGATGAGACGAGTGAAACTGCCTCTACTGGCACCAAGGTAGGACCAGAGCTAAAGAGAAATTTTCCCGAAATAGAAGAATACGCAAGGAGCTATATTAGTAGTGGTACGGTTAAAAATGGTAATTTAATTTTTGATGAGAATAGCATTCTTTTTGCGGATCCGGCATTCTTCAAGATTTTTAGTTTCGGACTAATTGAGGGAAGCGCAGAAAATGTTTTAAATGCTCCGGACAAAATTGTACTTACCGAATCAATGTCTCGAAAATACTTCGGAGATCAATCGCCAATAAATAAAACCTTGAATATTCGAGGGCAAGAAATGAGCGTCTCTGGCGTTTGTAAAGACGCGCCAAAAAATTCCCAGATAAAATTCGATTTCGTTACTCAATTCACGAATTACGGAGAAAATACAAAAAGAGAAGAATGGTGGTCTGCTAACTGGATGACCTATTTTTTATTGGGAGAAGGGACCAATATTTCTGGGTTGGAGAAAAAAATCAACAATTATATGGATTCTCCACAGGTTATGGAGCAAACGGGTGCAGAAGGCAATCAGTTTCTCCACTATCATCTTCAGCCTCTTCTCGATGTTCATCTTAAATCGGATTTGGCTGGTTTTGAACCCAACGGTAATATGACCAATATTTATATCTTCGTCATAATTTCACTAATGATATTATTGATTGCGAGTGCAAACTACACCAATCTTGCAACGGCCCAGTCCTCTTCTAGAAGCGGCGAAATAGGCATGCGAAAAGTTATGGGCGCCAGTAAAAAGCAAATATTTTTCCAGTTTATAAGTGAAACCTCTACGATAGCCATTTTTTCGGCAATTCTGGCTCTTATTTTGGCGATGGGCCTAGTTCCTTATTTTAATGAAATTGCAAGCACATCTTTTCAGTCTTCTGAGTTTCTAAGGCCTTTGCCGATACTACTTCTCTTGCTTTTTACAGTTGTAGTGAGCTTTCTTGCGGGGATTTATCCTGCGATGGTTCTTTCTGGTTCAAAAGCAATCGGTGTACTTAAGAAAGGATTCAACTCTACCGGAGGAAATGGTTTTCTTAGGAAGTCATTAATAGTCGGTCAATTTGCCATTTCAGTGTTTTTAATTATCTACACTTTGGTGGTGATGCAACAAATGGATTTTGTGAAAAACAAAAATATTGGATATGACAAGAACCACGTTGTCGTTCTTCCCTTCAGTGGAAATATGCGAGAAAATTTTGAATCATTAAAAAATGCTTTTGAGCAGACACCCGGAGTAATCTCGGTGACAGCGTCTTATGACACACCAGAGTTCGTGGAGTGGGGCGATGGTTTAACCGCAGTTACCGATCAAGGGAAAAAGGACATTTCTCTCAACGCAATGCCAGTGGATTTAGATTTGACTAAAACCTTGGATATGAAAATGCTCGCCGGACGGGATTTTACTGAATCGGATTTCGCATTGTTAGATACCACAAATAATTCCTCCAATTATCGTCAACCGTATATTATCAATGAAACTTTGGCCAAACAAATTGGCTGGACCGCGGAGGAAGCAATTGGGCAAACTGTAAACAGTAAGGGGCAAGGACCGATTGTTGGAGTAGTTCAGGATTTCAACTTTCAGAGTTTGCATGAACCGGTAGGGCCTTTAATGATGTACTTAAACCGGGATTTTTCGAGATTATTTATGCTGAAAATAAACGACGATGAAGTTGAAAAAACCCTTGCAGGTATTGAAGCGGTATTTAAATCGAGGGTCGATGGAAAACCTTTTAATTACCATTTCTTGGATGAAGATTATGACGCTTTATATAAAGCAGAAGAACGGACTTCGAAATTATTCACAGTTGCTTCTGGCATCGCTATAATCTTGGCTTGCCTGGGGCTATTTGGTCTTGCTGCATTTACCACCGTACAGAGAACAAAAGAGATAGGTATTAGAAAAACCTTAGGAGCAACTATAAGTAATATTGTAATTCTTCTCAGTAAAAACTTTTTGATTCTCGTCAGTATTGCCATAGTGATTGCTATGCCTTTAGCCCTTTGGGCATCACGTGCGTGGCTAAACAACTTTAGTTATCGAACTGAGCCTGGAGTTTTAATTTTCCTTGCGGCAGGGATAATTACTTTGGCAATCACCTTTTTAACGGTAGGTTTTCATTCGATAAAAGCAGCAAGATCTAATCCAACCGATAGTTTGAGAACAGAGTAA
- a CDS encoding putative ABC transport system permease protein: MFKNYFKIALRNLWKHKGFSAINVVGLSMGLACFLMITMYVLDEVSYDRFNQKSERIFRINSDIRFGGTDMNMAVTADPMGETLKRDYPQVEQYTRLYASSGSKMVKNGEKFVTENRVAHVDSTFFDVFTFPAISGDTKTALNEPNTVVITKTTAERYFGSSKEALGKMIETDDNDKTLYKVSAVIEDMPKNSHFSYDFLFSMDNVSYDFGNYLSHNFHTYIVLRDGVDYREFNKKFDEVIEKYIFPQAKQFLNMESIDDFEKSGNKIGYSLIPLTDIHLKSGRTPELGANGNIQYVYIFSVAAIFILLIACINFMNLSTARSAGRAKEVGIRKVMGTDKKSLIWQFLTESIVMALIALIISVFFVWLLIPWFNGIAGKELSMSVFLSPLYIILIVSLPFIVGAMAGIYPAFYLSSFKPIAVLKGKVNAGSKKDYFRSSLVIFQFTTSIILIIGTIVIYKQLDHIQNSKIGFDKEQVMVVENMGLSSSARKSVKNEISSLSGIKSASFAGYLPVSNSSRNDNTFSLASVMDESNSFNMQNWNVDYDYLKTMDMELLEGRFFSDEFGSDSTAIVINEATAKLAGFTEPLGKKLYTNGKNNEILTYTVIGVVKNFNFESLRQNVGALSFRLGNNSWKAAYRLNPGKISSTIAAIEAKYKAAAPNMPLNYEFLDESFENMYKQERRVGEVALTFSVLAVLIACLGLFGLATYIAEQRKKEIGIRKVLGASIPNIVAMMSIDFVKLVLIAFAIAAPFAWWAMDGWLQDFAFRINLSWWIFALTGLTAIAIAVATLSFQAIKAALANPVKSLRSE; encoded by the coding sequence ATGTTCAAGAATTATTTTAAAATAGCACTCAGAAATCTTTGGAAACACAAAGGATTTTCAGCAATCAACGTCGTTGGTCTATCCATGGGTTTAGCCTGCTTTTTAATGATTACGATGTACGTTTTGGATGAAGTGAGTTACGATAGATTCAACCAGAAATCAGAACGAATCTTCAGGATAAATTCTGATATCAGATTCGGAGGAACAGATATGAATATGGCCGTGACTGCAGATCCAATGGGAGAAACCTTAAAAAGGGATTATCCGCAGGTAGAGCAATACACAAGATTATATGCTTCCAGCGGTTCAAAAATGGTTAAAAATGGGGAAAAGTTTGTCACTGAAAACAGAGTTGCGCATGTTGACTCGACTTTTTTCGATGTCTTCACATTTCCTGCGATTTCTGGCGACACTAAAACTGCTTTAAACGAACCTAACACCGTAGTGATTACAAAAACTACGGCAGAACGATACTTTGGTAGCTCCAAAGAGGCGCTTGGGAAAATGATAGAGACAGACGATAATGACAAGACGCTTTACAAAGTTTCTGCAGTCATCGAGGATATGCCAAAGAACTCTCATTTTAGTTACGACTTTTTGTTTTCTATGGATAACGTTTCCTATGATTTCGGAAATTACTTAAGCCATAATTTTCATACCTATATCGTTTTGCGCGACGGAGTTGATTATAGGGAATTCAACAAGAAATTTGATGAAGTAATTGAAAAATATATCTTTCCTCAGGCAAAGCAATTTTTAAACATGGAATCTATAGACGACTTCGAAAAAAGTGGGAACAAGATTGGCTACTCATTGATTCCTCTTACCGACATCCATCTTAAATCTGGGAGAACCCCAGAATTAGGCGCCAACGGAAACATTCAATACGTTTATATATTTTCTGTCGCCGCAATCTTTATATTGCTTATCGCCTGCATAAACTTTATGAATCTTTCTACAGCCCGTTCTGCAGGTAGGGCCAAGGAAGTTGGGATTAGAAAGGTTATGGGAACCGACAAGAAATCCTTGATCTGGCAGTTCCTGACCGAGTCCATCGTTATGGCGCTTATCGCATTAATTATATCAGTCTTTTTTGTCTGGCTATTGATTCCTTGGTTTAACGGTATTGCTGGAAAAGAACTAAGTATGTCCGTTTTTCTAAGTCCGTTATATATAATCCTAATTGTATCGTTACCTTTTATTGTAGGCGCAATGGCAGGAATTTATCCAGCTTTTTACCTTTCTTCCTTCAAACCAATTGCGGTATTAAAAGGAAAAGTAAATGCTGGTTCTAAAAAAGATTACTTCCGCAGTAGTCTTGTGATTTTTCAATTTACCACTTCTATCATCCTAATAATTGGCACTATTGTCATTTATAAACAGTTAGACCATATACAAAATTCTAAGATTGGTTTTGATAAGGAGCAGGTGATGGTGGTAGAAAATATGGGCTTGTCTTCGTCGGCTAGAAAGTCGGTTAAGAATGAAATCTCTTCATTAAGTGGAATAAAATCAGCAAGTTTTGCGGGCTATTTACCGGTTTCAAATTCGTCTAGAAATGATAATACTTTTTCCCTGGCATCGGTGATGGATGAATCTAATTCTTTCAACATGCAAAACTGGAATGTCGATTATGATTACCTGAAAACCATGGATATGGAACTTTTGGAAGGAAGGTTTTTTTCAGATGAATTTGGTTCAGATTCTACCGCTATAGTAATTAACGAAGCAACTGCGAAATTGGCTGGATTTACAGAGCCACTTGGCAAAAAACTTTACACTAATGGTAAGAATAATGAGATCCTAACATATACTGTCATTGGGGTCGTTAAAAACTTCAATTTTGAATCTCTTCGACAAAATGTTGGTGCGCTTAGTTTTAGATTAGGCAATAACAGTTGGAAAGCAGCGTATCGTCTCAACCCAGGAAAAATCAGTAGTACCATCGCGGCTATAGAAGCAAAGTATAAAGCTGCCGCTCCGAATATGCCTCTTAACTACGAATTTTTAGATGAATCTTTTGAGAATATGTATAAGCAGGAAAGGAGAGTTGGTGAGGTCGCTCTGACGTTTTCGGTTCTAGCGGTTTTAATTGCCTGCCTTGGTCTTTTTGGACTTGCAACTTACATTGCAGAACAACGGAAAAAGGAAATCGGAATACGAAAAGTATTGGGTGCTTCAATCCCGAATATCGTTGCAATGATGTCAATCGATTTTGTAAAGCTTGTACTTATTGCATTCGCAATTGCAGCTCCGTTCGCGTGGTGGGCAATGGATGGTTGGTTGCAAGATTTTGCGTTTAGGATAAATCTTAGTTGGTGGATTTTCGCTTTAACCGGACTTACGGCAATTGCCATTGCGGTCGCAACCTTAAGTTTTCAGGCAATAAAAGCCGCCCTAGCCAATCCGGTAAAAAGCTTAAGGTCAGAATAG